A genomic window from Camelina sativa cultivar DH55 chromosome 2, Cs, whole genome shotgun sequence includes:
- the LOC104723317 gene encoding F-box/kelch-repeat protein At5g49000-like isoform X1, whose product MTSVKKKTKKQSPESLPYDLLLTCFARVPRMYYPTLSLVSKSCRTLLASPDLCKTRSLLNHRESCLYVCLKFPSDPNPRLFTLCQKPNRTLTNIPKKKNKKSTAHVLVPAPVPNPAPMNYKMVAVGSNIYAIGGTIENAPSSSISVLDCQSHTWHKAPSMLMDRNYPAVSVVDGKIYVAGGLKDFTSSNWMEVFDPNTQTWEPISSPLDKRCRHIYESLVFEGDIYLFGDNVVAYKPKEDKWIAITEEHRNFLTGWFQHSRCVIDNVTYCYCYRPVGVLWYDSKLRCWNNLRGLEGLPNFANYSTVRLADCGGKLVVLWDKYVRASRYKEKTIWCAEISLEMRNSDEIWGKVEWFDAVLTVPKFYRFMRAISATV is encoded by the coding sequence ATGACGTCcgtaaagaagaagacgaagaaacagTCTCCGGAATCACTTCCGTATGATTTGCTCTTGACTTGCTTCGCACGCGTCCCTAGAATGTACTACCCGACTCTCTCCTTAGTCTCCAAGAGCTGTCGAACCCTCCTTGCTTCACCGGATCTTTGCAAGACTCGGTCTTTGTTAAACCACAGGGAGAGTTGTCTCTACGTGTGCCTAAAGTTCCCTTCTGACCCTAACCCACGTTTGTTCACTCTCTGCCAAAAACCTAATCGAACCCTAACCAACATccccaagaagaagaataagaagtcAACTGCACATGTTTTGGTTCCAGCCCCAGTTCCCAATCCAGCTCCTATGAACTATAAAATGGTGGCTGTTGGTTCTAATATATATGCCATTGGCGGAACCATTGAGAATGCACCCTCGTCTAGCATCTCAGTCCTGGACTGCCAGTCTCATACATGGCACAAGGCTCCAAGCATGCTGATGGACCGGAATTACCCAGCTGTTAGTGTCGTTGATGGCAAAATTTATGTAGCAGGAGGCTTGAAAGACTTCACTTCTTCAAATTGGATGGAGGTTTTCGATCCAAATACTCAAACTTGGGAGCCTATCTCGAGCCCTCTAGATAAGAGATGTAGACATATTTACGAGAGCTTAGTGTTTGAAGGAGATATCTACCTGTTTGGGGATAATGTTGTGGCTTACAagccaaaagaagataaatggaTAGCGATTACAGAAGAGCATCGGAATTTTCTAACAGGATGGTTTCAGCATTCTCGTTGCGTGATTGATAACGTCACGTATTGTTATTGTTATCGTCCAGTTGGAGTCCTATGGTATGACTCTAAGCTAAGATGCTGGAATAATTTGAGGGGTCTTGAAGGTTTGCCTAATTTTGCTAATTATAGTACTGTTAGATTAGCGGATTGTGGTGGTAAGCTTGTTGTTTTGTGGGACAAGTATGTGCGTGCAAGTCGGTATAAGGAGAAGACGATTTGGTGTGCAGAGATTTCTCTAGAAATGCGCAACAGTGATGAGATATGGGGGAAGGTCGAATGGTTCGACGCGGTTCTTACAGTCCCTAAGTTTTATAGATTCATGCGTGCTATCTCAGCTACTGTTTGA
- the LOC104751456 gene encoding uncharacterized protein LOC104751456 translates to MSDPNSSQDENDPARKHGFPDPVNRNKWQCRYCPKITCGGITRLKQYLVGGYRNATKCPDCLEHIREEIISFMKKKEQLKASTQMMPPSQEFDDYDDVEEMDCEPSNKRQLPQPKKPRYHGPLDRFVTSTPPDILNARKERKRIFGACDKELREKTRYCKGSVFLKSLDVSEVVKDATLLFQLLDKIVKEVGDENVVQVVTDNASNFVKAAHCIDLMLEDIGKIANVKSYTKVNLHRPAITRFATTFITLAQFHKQKDKLRKMVHSEEWNNSKWPKEIGGKKLASPLVQVLRMVDRERKPPMGYMYAAMDRAKETVMKSFNMREEHYKTAFEIIDKRLEFQLHRPLHAAGYFLNPKIQYGKSDDVGCEEVLKDEFKNATGLFGYHMAIRHRATKSPAEWWSSYGSSTPHLQKIAIKVLSLTCSGATGSERNWGVFQLMIRSGLGGGLEGWSSDFIGLLLIGPFSWPKGGFLGLVDVQDYTVYLRVRSVCRGC, encoded by the exons ATGTCTGATCCAAATTCAAGCCAAGATGAAAATGATCCAGCAAGAAAACATGGCTTTCCAGATCCTGTCAACAGAAACAAGTGGCAATGTAGGTATTGTCCTAAGATCACTTGTGGAGGAATCACTCGTCTCAAACAATACTTAGTTGGAGGCTATAGGAATGCAACTAAATGTCCAGATTGTCTGGAGCATATTAGGGAAGAAATCATATcatttatgaagaagaaggagcaacTTAAAGCTTCTACTCAAATGATGCCACCATCTCAAGAGtttgatgattatgatgatgtgGAAGAAATGGATTGTGAGCCAAGTAACAAACGACAACTTCCCCAGCCAAAAAAGCCAAGATACCACGGTCCACTTGATAGGTTTGTAACTTCTACACCTCCTGATATATTGAATGCTAGAAAGGAAAGGAAACGGATTTTTGGAGCTTGTGATAAGGAGTTAAGGGAGAAAACTAGGTATTGCAAG GGATCTGTTTTCCTAAAGTCTTTGGATGTATCAGAAGTCGTGAAAGATGCCACATTGTTATTTCAATTGCTTGATAAGATAGTTAAAGAAGTAGGAGATGAAAATGTTGTCCAAGTGGTCACGGACAATGCATCAAACTTTGTGAAAGCTG CACATTGCATTGATCTAATGCTTGAAGATATTGGGAAAATTGCAAATGTGAAAAGCTATACAAAAGT GAATTTGCACAGACCGGCGATTACAAGATTTGCAACAACTTTCATCACGCTAGCACAATTTCACAAGCAAAAAGACAAGTTGAGAAAGATGGTTCATTCTGAAGAATGGAATAATTCCAAGTGGCCAAAAGAAATAGGAGGAAAGAAA TTGGCAAGTCCTCTAGTACAAGTTCTTCGAATGGTTGACAGAGAGAGAAAGCCTCCTATGGGATACATGTATGCAGCCATGGATCGGGCAAAGGAGACAGTTATGAAGTCTTTCAATATGAGAGAAGAACACTACAAAACTGCATTCGAAATTATTGACAAAAGATTGGAGTTTCAACTTCATCGTCCTCTTCATGCAGCTGGCTACTTTCTCAATCCAAAAATCCAATATGGAAAATCTGATGATGTAGGTTGTGAAGAAGTGTTGAAAG ATGAATTTAAAAATGCAACTGGTCTATTTGGTTATCATATGGCTATAAGGCATAGAGCTACAAAATCACCAG CGGAATGGTGGTCTTCTTATGGATCTTCAACTCCACACCTCCAAAAAATTGCCATAAAAGTTCTTAGCCTCACTTGTAGTGGTGCTACTGGTTCCGAAAGGAATTGGGGTGTTTTTCAACTA ATGATCAGATCGGGTTTAGGAGGCGGTCTTGAAGGTTGGTCGAGTGACTTCATCGGGCTTCTGCTTATAGGCCCGTTTAGCTGGCCCAAAGGAGGGTTCCTCGGTTTAGTTGATGTGCAAGATTACACGGTTTACCTTCGGGTTAGGTCGGTATGTCGTGGGTGCTAA
- the LOC104723317 gene encoding F-box/kelch-repeat protein At5g49000-like isoform X2 produces MTSVKKKTKKQSPESLPYDLLLTCFARVPRMYYPTLSLVSKSCRTLLASPDLCKTRSLLNHRESCLYVCLKFPSDPNPRLFTLCQKPNRTLTNIPKKKNKKSTAHSHTWHKAPSMLMDRNYPAVSVVDGKIYVAGGLKDFTSSNWMEVFDPNTQTWEPISSPLDKRCRHIYESLVFEGDIYLFGDNVVAYKPKEDKWIAITEEHRNFLTGWFQHSRCVIDNVTYCYCYRPVGVLWYDSKLRCWNNLRGLEGLPNFANYSTVRLADCGGKLVVLWDKYVRASRYKEKTIWCAEISLEMRNSDEIWGKVEWFDAVLTVPKFYRFMRAISATV; encoded by the exons ATGACGTCcgtaaagaagaagacgaagaaacagTCTCCGGAATCACTTCCGTATGATTTGCTCTTGACTTGCTTCGCACGCGTCCCTAGAATGTACTACCCGACTCTCTCCTTAGTCTCCAAGAGCTGTCGAACCCTCCTTGCTTCACCGGATCTTTGCAAGACTCGGTCTTTGTTAAACCACAGGGAGAGTTGTCTCTACGTGTGCCTAAAGTTCCCTTCTGACCCTAACCCACGTTTGTTCACTCTCTGCCAAAAACCTAATCGAACCCTAACCAACATccccaagaagaagaataagaagtcAACTGCACAT TCTCATACATGGCACAAGGCTCCAAGCATGCTGATGGACCGGAATTACCCAGCTGTTAGTGTCGTTGATGGCAAAATTTATGTAGCAGGAGGCTTGAAAGACTTCACTTCTTCAAATTGGATGGAGGTTTTCGATCCAAATACTCAAACTTGGGAGCCTATCTCGAGCCCTCTAGATAAGAGATGTAGACATATTTACGAGAGCTTAGTGTTTGAAGGAGATATCTACCTGTTTGGGGATAATGTTGTGGCTTACAagccaaaagaagataaatggaTAGCGATTACAGAAGAGCATCGGAATTTTCTAACAGGATGGTTTCAGCATTCTCGTTGCGTGATTGATAACGTCACGTATTGTTATTGTTATCGTCCAGTTGGAGTCCTATGGTATGACTCTAAGCTAAGATGCTGGAATAATTTGAGGGGTCTTGAAGGTTTGCCTAATTTTGCTAATTATAGTACTGTTAGATTAGCGGATTGTGGTGGTAAGCTTGTTGTTTTGTGGGACAAGTATGTGCGTGCAAGTCGGTATAAGGAGAAGACGATTTGGTGTGCAGAGATTTCTCTAGAAATGCGCAACAGTGATGAGATATGGGGGAAGGTCGAATGGTTCGACGCGGTTCTTACAGTCCCTAAGTTTTATAGATTCATGCGTGCTATCTCAGCTACTGTTTGA